One Schistocerca cancellata isolate TAMUIC-IGC-003103 chromosome 1, iqSchCanc2.1, whole genome shotgun sequence genomic region harbors:
- the LOC126188202 gene encoding uncharacterized protein LOC126188202, translating to MSEEGGSAEGSGSSCGEEEEDESEECPVTSAWIAEVIASHKGYQQVEVVDMCIRPGCDAADAVLSDIVAVRATYRHQADPADRSAALIVKLLPREPFSRYFVTEAQFDLREIKFYTQVVPELEAFARRQAGSGADAVRLPIPECYHARYVPPEAETEPGPDGESVLVLEDLRARGFGGADFSRGLSLRQAHAALAAVARLHALSLALKVKGDGEGSGPVSLPQRYPFLFQTARATDSYQQLVERGLPQLASFLERRPGLEPVLAALLALRPRTKDIIASLLAPQEPLALITHTDFWCNNLLFRGGNDEGERGSVVGGEPEEEAGGSGGACECAVLDWQMVTYSRPTNDVALLLVSSVGTALRRERTAELLDGYWSALTAAARSLRLDVQRELAYDRQRLQADYRRSQLLALLLCIGSVDVALGDPLTEQRLIDVLHDLHADGVLDAEDL from the exons ATGTCTGAGGAAGGGGGCAGCGCAGAGGGCTCCGGCAGCAGCTGCGGCGAGGAGGAGGAAGACGAAAGCGAGGAGTGCCCCGTCACCAGCGCCTGGATCGCCGAAGTCATCGCGTCACACAAGGGGTaccagcag GTGGAGGTGGTGGACATGTGCATCCGGCCGGGCTGCGACGCGGCGGACGCGGTGCTGAGCGACATCGTGGCGGTGCGCGCCACCTACCGCCACCAGGCGGACCCCGCGGACCGCTCCGCCGCGCTCATCGTCAAGCTGCTGCCCAGGGAGCCGTTCAGCAGATACTTCGTCACCGAGGCGCAGTTCGACTTGCGTGAAATCAAATTCTACACCCAG GTGGTTCCCGAGCTAGAGGCGTTCGCGCGGCGGCAGGCGGGCAGTGGCGCGGACGCGGTGCGGCTGCCCATCCCCGAGTGCTACCACGCGCGCTACGTCCCTCCGGAGGCCGAGACGGAGCCCGGGCCCGACGGCGAGAGCGTGCTCGTGCTGGAGGACTTGCGCGCGCGCGGCTTCGGCGGCGCCGACTTCTCTCGCGGACTCTCGCTGCGCCAGGCGCACGCCGCACTCGCCGCCGTCGCCAGGCTGCACGCCCTCTCGCTGGCGCTCAAG GTCAAGGGTGACGGGGAGGGCAGCGGACCGGTGTCGCTGCCGCAGCGGTACCCGTTCCTGTTCCAGACGGCGCGCGCCACCGACTCCTACCAGCAACTGGTGGAGCGCGGCCTGCCGCAGCTCGCTTCCTTTCTCGAGCGCCGCCCGGGTCTCGAACCCGTACTGGCGGCGCTGCTCGCGCTGCGGCCCCGCACCAAGGACATCATAGCCAGCCTGCTCGCGCCGCAG GAGCCTCTGGCGCTGATAACGCACACAGACTTCTGGTGCAACAACTTGCTGTTCCGCGGCGGCAACGACGAGGGGGAGCGCGGGAGCGTGGTCGGGGGCGAGCCCGAGGAGGaggcgggcggcagcggcggcgcgtgCGAGTGCGCCGTGCTGGACTGGCAGATGGTCACGTACAGCCGGCCCACCAACGACGTGGCGCTGCTGCTCGTCAGCTCGGTGGGCACGGCGCTGCGGCGCGAGCGCACGGCCGAGCTGCTCGACGGCTACTGGTCGGCGCTGACCGCCGCGGCGCGCAGCCTGCGCCTCGACGTGCAGCGGGAGCTCGCCTACGACCGCCAGCGCCTGCAGGCCGACTACCGCCGCTCGCAGCTGCTCGCGCTGCTACTCTGCATCGGCTCCGTCGACGTCGCGCTCGGCGACCCGCTCACCGAGCAGCGCCTCATCGACGTGCTGCACGACCTGCACGCCGACGGAGTCCTCGACGCCGAGGACCTCTAA